The Ficedula albicollis isolate OC2 chromosome 23, FicAlb1.5, whole genome shotgun sequence sequence AGCTGCTCATTGTACACCATGAACCTGAAGCTCTTTTCTGCCTTCCCCACCACAGACCACGTCTCCATCGGGGGGCTTGGGGACAGCTTTTATGAATATCTCATCAAATCCTGGCTGATGTCAGACAAGAAGGACTCTGAAGCTAAAAAGATGTACGATGATGCCTTGGAGGtgaggagccaggagctgctctctgctttctggGGGGGACACAGTTCATAAGAAGGTTTCAGACCTTCAGAATAAGTCTTTGGGTTTCACTCCTGTCACTGAGAACCACTCAGTGAGTTTTATTTACTGTCCACTCTCTTGAAATCCTGATTTTCATCCCTTCAGGCAATAGAAAAGCATTTGGTGaaaaaatcagcaggaggcTTGACCTACATCGCAGAGTGGAGGGGTGGCATCCTGGACCACAAGATGGGCCACTTGGCCTGCTTCTCTGGGGGCATGATAGCCCTGGGggcccagcaggagccagaggagaggaggcagaggcacatggggctggcagcagagatcACCAGCACCTGCCACGAGTCCTACGCACGCTCAGGTACCTgggggcacccacagcccccGAGGGGGGATTGCCTGGCTGGAGGGGACAGAAATGTGCTttgtgcagctggcagctcctggggcagggctgggaatggagctggggctgaatCCTGAATCCCTGTCCAGGCTGTCCTTCACATCCCcgtgcaggcaggagggagggtgAGCAGGGGTTAATTGCAGAGTGTCCCTTtatggagcagagcagctgagaagcacagcagggcagtgctggagacCTGCAGGAAAGTTACTGAGGAGTTACTGAGCCTCTCCAACTGTCTGAGCCTTCTTTCCCAAGCTCAGGACAATTTATTTCACCACccagagctgtggagagcagtGAGTGCAGATGAGGGAGGGACTGGGCTGgttccctgcctgcaggagctgcaccagggaTTGTTCCACACCttccccacagccagcccagtTTGGTGCCCAGCATATTTGCCCAGTAAACTCCCAGCTAGGGGCATCTAGGGACAATAAACTCCAAgacagggacacttcccactgtcccaggctgctccaaaccccagtgcccagcctggcctgggcactgccagggatccaggggcagccacagctgctctgggcaccctcctgaacagatttttcccagcagggagagggttGGTGTTGAAAGCAGGGATGTGAGTGCTGGAGAGTGCCAGAGCCTGGGATTCCCCACAAACACCAACAAACCCCTGGCGCTGTGTTTGTAAAACCAGTGCAGTGGGGGATTGCCCATCACCCTTCTCCccaaaggctctgcagagcaaaagGTCTGAGCAAGCCTTAGCTAAGCCCTGGCGCCCTGGGCAGCACCGGGCAGCTGGCCCTGTGCAGTGACAgctgtgtccttgtccccagaGACCGGGCTGGGCCCCGAGGCGTTCCGCTTCGAGGCGGGCAGCGAGGCCACGGCCACGCGCCTCAGCGAGCGCTACTACATCCTGCGGCCCGAGGTGGTGGAGAGCTACATGTACCTGTGGAGGCTCACCCACCAGCCCAAGTAcaggctctggggctggcaggtGGTGCAGGTAAGGCTGCAGAGCCCCCTGggctcccctctgctgctgttcctgcagagaTCCCGCTGCGCTcgctggaggagaggaaatgatTTCAGTTCTGAGATAAACCAGAAATGCTCCAGGCTGGGTTGTGTGGGGCTCTGGGGAGCTTGGTTCAGTGCAGGGTGatcctgtccatggcaggggggtggaactgggtgGTTTGTAAGGATCCTTTCAACCCAAATTCTTCTCAAACCCctgagcagtggggcaggaccccaaacccctgagcagtggggcaggaccccaaacccctcagcaGTGGGGCAGAATCCCAAACCCCTGAGCAGTGGGGCCAGTGGGACAGGACCCCAAACCCCCGAGCAGTGGGACAGGACCCAAACCCCGAGCAGTGGGACAGGACCCAAACCCctgagcagtggggcaggaccCAAACCCCTGAGCAGTGGGACAGAATCCCAAACCCctgagcagtggggcaggaccccaaacccctgagcagtggggcaggaccccaaacccctgagcagtggggcaggaccccaaacccctgagcagtggggcaggaccccaaacccctgagcagtggggcaggaccccaaacccctgagcagtggggcaggaccccaaacccctgagcagtggggcaggaccccaaacccctgagcagtggggcaggaccccaaacccctgagcagtggggcaggaccccaaacccctgagcagtggggcaggaccccaaacccctgagcagtggggcaggaccccaaacccctgagcagtggggcaggaccccaaacccctgagcagtggggcaggaccccaaacccctgagcagtggggcaggaccccaaacccctgagcagtggggcaggaccccaaacccctgagcagtggggcaggaccccaaacccctgagcagtggggcaggaccccaaacccctgagcagtggggcaggaccccaaacccctgagcagtggggcaggaccccaaacccctgagcagtggggcaggaccccaaacccctcagcaGTGGGGCAGAACCCCAACCCctgagcagtggggcaggaccccaaacccctcagcaGTGGGGCAGAACCCCAACCCctgagcagtggggcaggaccccaaacccctcagcagtggggcaggaccccaaacccctcagcagtggggcaggaccccaaacccctcagcagtggggcaggaccccaaacccctcagcagtggggcaggaccccaaacccctcagcagtggggcaggaccCCAAGCCCCgagcagtggggcaggaacACACCAAGTGCCTGAGTGCAGGGTGTAATCCCCGCTGGGGACGTTTGCTGCCTCTCGGGGCGTGCAGGAGCCCTGAGCTGCGGagggaggggcagcagagctggagctggctctgccGGTGGCTCTCGCCCctcactgcccagctgctgttgCTCCCCAGGCCCTGGAGAAGCACTGCAGGGTGGAGTCTGGCTTCTCTGGCATCCGGGACGTTTACACCACCACGCCCACCCACGACAACATGCAGCAGAGCTTCTTCCTGGCTGAGACCCTCAAGTAAGTCTGGCTCACAGGGGCCTCcggggcagcacagctcctgctgagctccagctaATCAGGGAGAAGTCTTCTCCTCcaggggaggtgtccctgcccagggcagggcgCTGGAACAAGAGCAGCTTTTGGGACCTTTCCAAGCCACTCCATTctggggggacactgggcaAGGCTGCAAAGCTTTGAGAGTTTCTAACTCAAACTTTGGGAGTTTCAAACTCAGACTTTGGGAAGCTTTGGGAGTTTCCAGACTCAAATTTTGGGAAACTTTGGGAATTTCAAACTCAAACTTTGGGAGTTCCAAACTCAAACTTTGGGAAGATTTGGGAGTTCCAAACTCAAACTTTGGGAAGATTTGGGAGTTCCAAACTCAAACTTTGGGAAGCTTTGGGAGTTTCAAACTCAAACTTTGGGAgtttcaaaatgaaactttGGGAAGCTTTGGGAGTTTCCAGACTCAGCCTTTGGGAAGCTTTGGGagtttcctgctgcagagcctctgctgcctttggctCCTGCAGgttcctgctcagctgctgggtttgaggggctctgctgtgctccagagctgggataaGTGGGCAGGGTGGGGATTTCCAGCTGCCACATgtccagaggcagcagccccagcacatcctgctgcctgcagtccctgctgagctgctctgacccctgtgtccctctcctgtggctgcaggtaCCTCTATCTTCTGTTCTGTGAAGATGATGTGCTGTCCCTGGAGGACTGGGTGTTCAACACCGAGGCTCATCCCCTGCCCATCAACCACACAgacctgagagcagcagtgcagccctgaggccctgcccagctcctgctccccacctgGGCAGACTCTGCCCTTCCTTTCCATTGAAGGAATTCCTGTTGttcctgaaatgctgttttgggGCACTGGTCcaattccaggattttcttgGGAAGATGAACCATGACTAAGcaccttcttttcctctgtgagGAGCTGTTTTAGGCTGATGATGAGATGTTTATTCTGGGCCATACTGTACACGGTTCATAGACATTCCTTTATACAGAGAATTTATATGAAATCCACTGATTTTGCTTTATAGTGGCCAAAGGACTGGAAGTTTGCCATAAAATAGACTTTACACATACACACAtcatcctttcctttctctgtttcttttctgcctttcatctGCTCTTGGGTTTATCACCTCTCCAGTGAGCAGTTCTCAGTGTTCTGGTGCTTTGGGGGCCtccaggagggacagggaaaggaggagggggagttGTCCTTGgtgtgggagagcagctggaattcTTGGGGCTGGCTGAGGAGCTCAGGAGTGAAGAGAGGCCAGGAAAGGTGATGTTGtagtgggaaaataaaaggatcCGACCCTCCACGGACAGGAGCAGCATCAGGTTGGAATTTGCAGATTCCAGGCCCTGCCTCAGCCATTCTGGGACTCTGAGGTGTCAAACCTGTAACTAAACCAAAACTTGGCTGCAAAATCCTTTCCTCCTGATGTATTTTTAtgaactttttttctgtgctcttaAAACACTTTTACCACCCATCACATCTCATTTAACTTTCCTTTATCATTtctttttggtgtgttttttttacttttatttggATCTAAATGTTACAAGTCACTTGTAATAATTTTACTGCTGTAATAGTCAGATCTGTGAAACAGAATAAAAgtcttgtaaaataaaaagcttgtTAGGGTTGATCCTGTAAAAGACGAGTTCCTCCATGCTGGGAATGAGACAGTAGTGGTGGATTTAAAGAGTTTTGTGCAGTAGGAGTTGATTTCTAGGTGAATCCAGGCAGTTTTGACAGCAGTTCCCAGCTCTCTTCAGCTGCTGGGTCTGGGATCAGCATTCCCTGTGatcactgcagagctctgtggccCTGGGGGATGGAACGTTTTTGTTCATTCTTGTGACATCCTCGTGACAATTGGTTCATTCAGCAACTTGGGGGAAAATAAAGTCTCTTTGAGCAAGTTGTGAAAACAGAAGATGTTGTTTCTAAATTCCTGCCTTTGTAATTCCCTGAGAGAAATAAGATTGTCAGATGGGGACTTAGCATTATCCCAGGGATAAAGCTGCTGCCTGCTAAGCCTGGCCTAGAGGAGTGGTTATTGGTAAATAAACATCCTGGAGTGAGCTGTGTTATCCTGGAGATTTGGGCATGGGGAAGCTCTTGTAGCTCAAAGGATTTTGATAATGgattaaaggaattttttcaaTAAGAATGGCCTGCACTGGGAATAACACTGAACACTTTGCCTGGCAGAGTTTAAACCCTCAAAATAAACAGTGTGGGGCTGGTTTCCTTCAGGTGTGACACAGTTTGTGGgaattctgttgttttttggtctttttttttcctgcttggagTCACCAGGCAATGCCACCAGCCTGGGTTATTGCCCATTTCCCTGGAACATTCCACTTCTACTTCAGAAGCTGTGATTACCATCTTAATTTTCACTATCAGAGCCTGTGGCCTTCCTTTTTATCAGAAGGAATTTCCTGTAAATGAAGTTCTGATAACAAAGTTTAATCAGTGGTGGAGGGAAAACCCTTCCCTATCACAGTACAACCACAGGCTGCTGTTGCCTGGCCTGCACAGAGATCAGACAAAACCatccagaaaacaaatgcaCCTTTTTGTAACCCACAGTTCATTGTTACAGCATTATTCAAT is a genomic window containing:
- the MAN1C1 gene encoding mannosyl-oligosaccharide 1,2-alpha-mannosidase IC — its product is MKIREMMKFAWDNYRHYALGKNELRPLSRNGHVGNMFGGLRGATVIDALDTLYIMELEEEFQEAKQWVEKSFDLNVNGEASLFEVNIRYIGGLLAAFYLTGEEVFKNKALELGEKLLPAFNTPTGIPRGVINLGSGMSWSWGWASAGSSILAEFGTLHLEFLHLSELSGNPVFAEKVMTIRRVLSRVEKPQGLYPNFLSPVTGSWVQHHVSIGGLGDSFYEYLIKSWLMSDKKDSEAKKMYDDALEAIEKHLVKKSAGGLTYIAEWRGGILDHKMGHLACFSGGMIALGAQQEPEERRQRHMGLAAEITSTCHESYARSETGLGPEAFRFEAGSEATATRLSERYYILRPEVVESYMYLWRLTHQPKYRLWGWQVVQALEKHCRVESGFSGIRDVYTTTPTHDNMQQSFFLAETLK